The genomic DNA TTGTAAATTAAGACTGATATGCATTTTTGAACATCCGTTCAACGAAATAGCGCTATTCAACGACCGATATACCTCTTCTGAATTCAAAACAACGCTTGTAGAGCAGCTGAAAAAGAAATACACACGAGTAAAATCGTAGACCATGAATCACATCTCGCCCGCAGGGTCATCTCTCACCCCCACCACTGCTGCCACCTACCCAAATCAGCATTTTGCCCTCGTCATTAACTCGGCCCTCGGTCTATTCTCCAGATTTCCTGGGTCTAGTAAATCCACGTCAAACCTTGAAGGGACATCCTGTCTTCCAGCATCATCCCGAAATTCGGGTTACGGACCTCCGGAGTCCGGGTCCCACTCCGGCACCGTCAGGTTCCGGGATTCAACATGCTGATTCCGCACTCGTCGTCTCTTAGGGCTGCATGTTTTGTATACCTGACTCTCCGTTGCTTTCTCTCACAGTTGCCTTCTCAATCAAGAGGAGCCTCGGAAGACTTCCGTATCCGGCATACCCGGATCTTACACTTCGCTCATCTCATCTTTCGAAAGCCAATGCTACATCCGGACAGCTGCAGGGCCAGTCGTTTTTGACTGCTGACTCTTCTCACTCTCTGCAGAGCGGGACAAAGTACCAAGAGAATGAGGTTTCTTGTCGGAAAACTGCCCCAAAATCTTGCCATTGACTCCTCTGAGCACGAAAATAACCAGAACCATCAGCGGTCACTGACGAGGAGAACGACGCTGAGATGTGCTGGGAGTGAAAGGCATCGACAACGGAACGCGCAAATACTGTAGTAAGGACTTGTGGCAGTCAAAGAGCAAATGTGACGCTGAACGTGCGCCTCAAGTCACTGTTGCAAACGAAATGTCAGAGCCCAAAACGCGAAGAGCGAGGCTCTCCTGGCTCGAACACGAACGGCCACCCAGGCGCCATCGGACGAGCCTGGAACGGAATGGCGTCACAGCGTCGTATGCTTCTAGCTTGGTTCCGGAAAGAGGAAGCAACACAGCTGTTCTTTGTGCTACCTAGTAGCTCGGATGCAGCAGTTAATAAAAGGCCCTACATCAATCTTAATCTTTACTAGCTCGAACGGTTTTCAAGTTACACAGGAACCATCAACGCAGTACAGAACCATGGCGCCTACAATTAAGAACGTTGCGCTCGCCGGAGTAAGTGTCTAATGTGCCATCGGAGGCATCCAGTGGCTGACATATCAAGGCCGGTGGAAACCTTGGACCTTCCCTCCTGAAAGAGCTCATGGACTCTAACAAGTTCAACATCACCATCCTGACACGCAAGGCCGGGTCCCAAAAGTTCCCTTCTGGCGTCATGGTCAGGGAGGTTGACTACGAATCCCTCGACTCCCTGACCCAAGCCCTCAAGGGCCAGGACGCCCTCGTCAACTCGACTAACAGCTTCGATCCCAAGGTCGCGACCCgcttcgtcgacgccgccgcagcagccggcGTCTACCGCTACATCCCACCCGACTTCGGCCTGGACCCGGAGCGCGCCCACGTGCCGAGCCTGCCCGTCTTCGGCATCAAGACCCTGACGCGCCACCACATGAAGCAaaaggccgccgagaacgacGGCAGGTTCACCTGgaccatcatcgccaacggcCCCTTCCTCGACTGGGGTATCCGGTCCAGCTTCATGGGCGTTGACGTCAAGAACAGGAAGCTCTCCCTCTTCAACGACGGCGAAAACGTCGTTCCCTACACGATGCTCGCCGACGTTGGCAAGGCCGTCGCGGGCACGCTGCTCTACCCCGATGAGACGGCCAACAGGATCGTCTACGTTCAATCTACCGTCAAGTCGCAGAAGCAGATGGGTACCCTTGCCCAGGAGGCCGTCGGAGGGTCGTGGGATACCACCACTGTTGATGTCGATGCTATCTATGCCAACTGCATAGAGTCCATCAAGAAGGGCATTATGACGCCCGATGTCATGTACCCGCAGCTCTTATATGCCTGTTCCAAGAAGGAGTTTGCTCAGCCGTGGGAGAAGAGCGACAATGCGCTGTTGGGCGTGAAGGAGATGAGCGATGAGGAACTGAAGGCTGTTTGCAAGCAGATCGCCTCGGAGTAGTTGATTATAATGGCGACAAtttgaaaaagaaaagaagagaaaaaaaaagcgATTAAAGTTGCCTAAATAAGCACATGATTCTCTGTACCGGACGGCCCAGAAGCCACCCGATTGTCGCAGAGACCGGATTATATGCCCCTACCGCAGTTTATCAGACAGCGTCGCCGGTAGTTCATTACGCGATATCTTCGCTGTGTACAAAACGAAAACAGATGCGGTAGTTGATGTAATATCAGCGTTTCAATTCTATCTCCTTCATACACAATACATACGAGAGCTGTTCATCATGGCAGATAATGATGCGCAGCCTCAGGTGGATGCTCTCGTGGGTTGTGGCATCAGCCACTCCGCTTCGGGTATGCCGTTCCAAGCCTCCCAAAAAAAACGCATCCAAGCAAGCCAATACACCACCATATTGGCTTTGAATGTTGTGCTCTGGCAGAGCGTAATATACACAGTTTTTCTGACCGGCCGAGGAGAGAAGTCGAGTTTCAACGAACGAGAGGGCGACGAGCAGACCAAGAGGCAGAAAGGCTTCAAGGGGTTTGTGCGAAACTCGAATTTGTCGGGTCCATGCTGTCGAAGCTTGAAGTCGTGTGTACTAAGACAGCAGTATGAAAATGAGAACTTGCAGAAGAAAATCAAGTTCGTTGACGTCGtttctcgtcctcgccggcaaaAAACAACCAATTATTGGGATCGATTAGGAGCGGAGCTTCGGTTCGGACTCGGCCAAAGACCAAGCCGTCCTCAAGTTTCGGGTTTAGAAGGGAATGTTGGGGGTGCCCTGAGCACCAAGAgcctcctgctgctcctggagctcctcgccgccagcctcGATGGAGATAGCGACACCAATCTTTGCTTGTTGCTAAAAGGATGATATTAGGGCGGATACGCGAGGTCATGGTACACATAACTTACCGTGAAGTGGTCAACATCAGCAGCCAGGGTCATCATGACGGGGGCAGCAATGCGCTTCTCCAACAAGCAGCCGAGCTTGCCCCTAGAGTCGACCTGAGCACGGAAAGTAGACATTCTGAAGTCGTACTTGGCACCAATGGTAGTGATGCCCTCCTTCTGCATGCCGCCCATGAGGCCTGCGGCACTGGGAGCGATCGAAAGAGACAGGTCGACACCAGCCTGAACCTTTTCAGAGAGGCGTCTCCAGTACGATGTGTTCAAAGCTCCCTGAGCCTGAAGCTGAGCGGTGGCAACCCAGTCGTCGGACTTGTAGCGAGCGCAGTACGAAGTGGCAGTCTCGGGGCCCTGGGTCATGGCTTGACGCTGCCAAACCGTCTCGAGACCGAGGGCAAGTTTAGGGGTAACCGACTGGAGGTAGCTTCCGATGAAGATACCGGTGACACCGCCGTCGAGGCAAGAGGGGTTCAGCATCTTGAGGGAGGCCGTGAAGTCGTCTCCGGTGTATTCGTTCTCGAACTGGAGCATCTCCTGGCCACCACCAGCCTGAAACTGCGTTCTCGAGACGAGCTTGTCGGACCATCGGTAGTTGAATCGTGTAGAAAGCTGACCGTCGTTGTCCATGTTTCCTTGCATGAAAACCTTAGGATGTAATCAGCCAACGATGTTTGCGCCCCTACAAGCATCGGGAGGAGCCAACAAACCTTGTTCGTTCCGTACAGCGCGGCAAAGGTGTACGGGTTCAAACGTTCGCCAATCGCGAACTGGTGGGAGACCTGGAACAAGGGCGACATGCTGAAGGCCTTGGTAAGGTCGGCGCGAAGGCCAGTGAACATGTAGTTGGTGAGCAGGACATCGCGCTGAACCTCCCTGGTCAGGTTCTCGGTGGTGCCGGGGTTGGACAGGCCAAGCTTCGCCCTCCGTTCCGAGAAGGAGTTGATGGCATCTGACAGAGTGTTGGCGACGGGGTTGTTCAGGAGAACATTTTGGAGTTGTTCCAAGCTTGACGCCATTGTTACGatggacggcgccggccggggtCGAGCAGAGCCGGGTATCTGTGAGGCAGGAAAAAGTCGAGAGGCCGACGAAGAGAGCGGGTACTCTGATTCAAGCAGGAATTCAATGGAGCTGCGGTTTCTCTGTGAACCGAATGTAGCTCGCGCAATGGGGGGTTATGGGcgtttgggggggaggggaggtcgTCGGGTCGGAGGCGGTTGGTGATGGTTT from Colletotrichum higginsianum IMI 349063 chromosome 3, whole genome shotgun sequence includes the following:
- a CDS encoding Mitochondrial import receptor subunit tom-40, translated to MASSLEQLQNVLLNNPVANTLSDAINSFSERRAKLGLSNPGTTENLTREVQRDVLLTNYMFTGLRADLTKAFSMSPLFQVSHQFAIGERLNPYTFAALYGTNKVFMQGNMDNDGQLSTRFNYRWSDKLVSRTQFQAGGGQEMLQFENEYTGDDFTASLKMLNPSCLDGGVTGIFIGSYLQSVTPKLALGLETVWQRQAMTQGPETATSYCARYKSDDWVATAQLQAQGALNTSYWRRLSEKVQAGVDLSLSIAPSAAGLMGGMQKEGITTIGAKYDFRMSTFRAQVDSRGKLGCLLEKRIAAPVMMTLAADVDHFTQQAKIGVAISIEAGGEELQEQQEALGAQGTPNIPF
- a CDS encoding Isoflavone reductase, which translates into the protein MAPTIKNVALAGAGGNLGPSLLKELMDSNKFNITILTRKAGSQKFPSGVMVREVDYESLDSLTQALKGQDALVNSTNSFDPKVATRFVDAAAAAGVYRYIPPDFGLDPERAHVPSLPVFGIKTLTRHHMKQKAAENDGRFTWTIIANGPFLDWGIRSSFMGVDVKNRKLSLFNDGENVVPYTMLADVGKAVAGTLLYPDETANRIVYVQSTVKSQKQMGTLAQEAVGGSWDTTTVDVDAIYANCIESIKKGIMTPDVMYPQLLYACSKKEFAQPWEKSDNALLGVKEMSDEELKAVCKQIASE